Genomic DNA from Theobroma cacao cultivar B97-61/B2 chromosome 3, Criollo_cocoa_genome_V2, whole genome shotgun sequence:
AATGAACACAAACTGATGGTGCAATTTACTCAGAGACTTGAGTATTCTTCAAAGACAAAGTTCAAGAATtataaaagagagagagagatgctGACCTTGAACCATTGTAGTTCTCTTTGCATTTGCAGAGCTGCTCCTGAGATTTGTTGAAGCTTAGCCTGAGATTGGGGTGATAGTTGGCCTGCCAAATGTAACATATTATTGCTGCTCCTATCacaataaggaagaaaaagatactTGATAGTATCAAGCCCATATATGAGGCTAAACACTTTTTCTTGTCGATGTGCAACTGCAATCTGGAATATGTTTCTTCGCTCCTCGTCCAAAAACATCAATAAATCTATATTAGGTTTGATGACTTCGACAATAAACTCCATCAGCCCCCGCTGAGCAGCGTTGAGCACTGCTTGATGCACTaaacttagataaaattgtGCAACATCAGAAGCAGCTATCGTCTTAGACATCAAAAGCAGAAGCTCACGGGCATAGAGTCACCTTTAAATCATATATTTGCTGGATTCCTACAATAACggaagaatttttttattatcagaAAACCATATGTTGTCCAGGAATGAAGTGTGTTGCAATTCAAAGTCATGAAGTAGAAAATACCTTGTGTCACGAAATATTTCATTGTCTTTTGATCTTGTGGTTcgtaaatatttatatgaacaTTGTCTACACTAGACAAAAGTTTGGGTCCTTTTGCCTTTAAACCTGCAATAACAACGGCATAttgttattaaattatattataatgtaGTATACATAcaccattatttttttaagtgcaaacttatttatactttaaacGTATTTTacattgtctttttttttgtgtttagtttttttctttaatttgtaCATTTAATTAGTTGaaacatgtaattttttttatttttattttatttttatttatattgacATATTGATCAGTATGGATAAGAAAACTATATGAATAATTATAGTTACTTCTTTCTAGAATTATAAACTATGAgatgggaaaagaaaagaataaataataatttttgacttATTTATTAGTATTTCGTGAAATGTAATTTGTAAAAAGATTATCTTAGAGACAttgcattgaaaattaatttgatgagAGAGAAGTGATACTGACAAGAATAGATCCAGCGTTGCCAAAATGAGAACCCACTGCCGCTAGGGAATGCAGAAGGTTGACACGATAATGCTGTAATAGCACTGATTCCATCTTCCCCTTCAACAAATGCTAAATGTGGACAATAACGTAGCAGATCCAAAGCAACATCTGGTGAAGTGAtgatatagaaaaaaaatattatgtacACGATGACAAGATAcattaaagaaagaattgtTTTAGTGTTTACAACCTATATATGTCACCCTTACCAAACCATTTGTTATTAATACAGTCACAGACAAACAATGCTGCCTGACATTCATTTCCTCGTGAGAGTAGAAATTCTCGTGAAGTCATGTTGTATAGATAGTGAGTCATATCTTTATGGCCTACCCAACATGCAGAATTAAGTGGAATATTTCCTCCACTATCTTGAAAAGTGAGTAATTCCCTGTTCTTTCTGATCAAGCTTTGGGCAATCTTGGTGTTTTCAGACATGGCGGCATGGTGAAGAACTGTGCGACCATAGCGATCTTGCATTTTGAGGTGTTCCTCTGACATTGTGCTTAGAAATTCATCAATCATATCCAATTGACCTTTGAAGATTGCGAAATGAAAGGCCGTGAAACTTGAGTCGCCAATTACGGCATTGGCTAAATGCGTGTGGGACGTCAAAACACCCTTTGTGGATTCCAAAGCACATTCCTTAATAGCCTTGAGGAGCTCCAACATATGAGTGCGATCAATAAATTCGGCCACTGCCACCGCACAACGCTGTTAATAGAGTAGTATGCTAAGGACTGGTAATTTATTAGGTTGAACAAGTTTAGATTTTGTATAATGACTCCAACATAGTTgtaatatgaaaattaattttcttctctAATATGCTTTGACTCGTATAATTCATATATGACCAATTATGATGTGTTTGAATAAGTTAATTCACACAACTCAACATATACATTTaactaattttaaatttatttatatattaatatttaaaatatataaattaatctACTAATTATGTTTAAACAAGTTAATCGTATATTGTTATATCATAATTTTAACATGACATATATAATTCATCtttatcattatttaatttgtttaataaaCATGTCATATGTTAGGGACTCAATATAATAGtttagaaaaaagaagagatcTAGAGAGAGACCTGGTGCCTCTTCTGGCATAGGCAATTGGCACATTTGGGCCAAAGTGTTCCAAGCATCTTTAGCTGTAGTCATGTTGCTAATAGAAGAAAGCATGATCGGATCACATGAAATTTGAATAGCATGCAAAGCAGCCACATTCCTTTTACTCCAACCCTTGAATTCACCCTCATCTTCCTGTTGGGGAGGTTCTGAGGTTTGTTCCACAACGTCCCACAGATCTCTAACCCACAAATAGTTTTGTACGCAAGCTTTCCAGTTTTCATAATTAGATACTCCGTTAAGAACTTGAGCAACAATTGCACTCGAACAAACATTATTGGCCTCCAtctgtcaaaaaaaaaaaacgaaaattaaatttgattcccAAGCTAGCTAATTCGCACCTGATGATAAGTATAAATATGTCGAATTTCCTATAATGAAGTTATAAATATACTCAACTTACAGGGATAAGTAAAACGAGTCTTCTTTCTCAGTTCTTCAGTCCTAACCAAGCTAATGGCGAGGGCCGGTAGGCATAGCAGAAATTGGAATTATTATAATTGCACACACCCCAAACATACGTTTAAGTCTACTGGTCAATTTCGTCTACTCCCACTCCAGTTTTCACTTCCCACACTCCAATTAGAGCCACTCAAAAGTTGCACGTATCAAAACTCGGGGTGCTTGCagctataaaataaaaaataaaaaaagaagcaaaaatcAAGCATAAAAGTAGTAAAAACAATTtcagagaaaagaaaagaaagggagtGAAGGGgacaataataatagtttaGAAGTGAAAGGTAGATGTGTGTAgtgtcaaatttttttattatctgcAATTTGCAAATGGTTTTAGTAAACAAATACTAATtgatcttaaaaaaataagtggAGGCCTTTCACTTTTTCACTAAAATGTGTGATCACTTGGCTAAAGGTGATCAGTGTGTGAAAAGAATCTTAAGTGGGGCATCAATATTGATTTTCTAATATTCTTCTATTAAGTTGTtgtgtttcttcttttaagtCAAAGAAAAGCAAAGAGAAACTCTAGGTATGTGCCGACAAAGCAAGTAACAAGTTGAcgattttgttattattttaagaCATGTtgatagatagatagatatacttgaaataaaatttaaaaaatcacatataaaataatcgaatttttaagtttataaataGAAATGAACATAAACTAATGGTGCAATTTACTCAAAGACTTCACTATTCTTCAAAGATAAAGACGATGAATtataaaagagagagagatgatgACCTTGAACCATTGTAGTTCTCTTTGCATTCGCATCGCTTCTCTTGAGATTTGTTCAAGCTTAAGCAAAGATTCTATTAAACCTGCTATCCAACACTATCAATAAACACCCTTTCTGgtcaaaaaatttttcaacagaaatttttgttaataaatctgtcgttcaaaatacaaatcttttgaaaataaaaattgttgaaaaacaaaacatacaAGTTTAGAGTTGTCGaccaatttttttatgaaattctaATCTAGTAGTTCAAAATTTCTGACCTACTCTGTcaaaaattcaatcaaattccATCGAAAATTCATATGAATTCCATCAGAAAAGCTTCATTTTATGTCAATTATTCCattgaaattcttttgaaaatattaactGTCACTTCTCCAGTTTCATATAAGATAATTGTGAAATTGAGatgtaaataaattaattattttgtaaaaaaaatatttattaaaaataacgATACATATATctgttaaaaaaatcatataaatatttattaaattcaataatCAAAACGTATacgttttaaaaaataataatacatgTATCAAGAAGTGCTCTCATCTCTCCTTGCAATCTCTCACTACAAAAATTGTGACTTTTACCAATAGAGTTTTCCGCCGGTAAAGTTTGAAAATCTGTTGCTAAGTTAAATTATTGATGGAATGCCAATGGCAAATTTTGTCGATACTCAATGAAAATACCCTGATTGGTAAAGGTCATTCCATTGAGATAGGAAAAACCTGTCAATAATTCACCAACAgaatattttgtcaaaaaatcttgttgGTAAAGAGTCCAATCTGTCGATCTTCCGTCTAGTACATATACGATTAAATTCATCGACCAATTCTGTCTGCAATTTTTCGATGAAATTATCGATGATTCACCAATGGAGTGTAACGTTACTAATTTTGTTAAGTTTCATTGGTGCTATCACTTATTCCATCGATCTTACCATGATTCCGGAAAATGAGCCAAAGACCATCGGTAATGTCATTGGTATTTTAGtgaaatacaaataattttatctaccaaaattgaaattgattacGTAGGAGAGATGCATACTTGATACGCCAACAACTAGAGAACTTGAACAAAGAAATGTTTGCTTCTAACCATTGACgttctaattttcaaaaaaaaatattgatgttTTACGAAATTACAGAATTGCTTCTTTCAATCTTTcgttttgaattattttatatcttaccaaccaaaaccaaacccaatataatataaacccgaatacttaatttgtttgtgCTAGATAGACCCAATACATGTGAAAAGGTAGAAACACAACCCtcgtttctttttttgaataaaaaaaatactatacTCAACTCACCAACTGAATTTCTCTGTGATCCTTTTCTACTTTGATGCTTTAGGTTATCTTAATTTGCCTTTCCTTTGATTATATTTTTGAGTAagtttaattttccttttatttgcTCTTCATCTACAAGCGATATAACATCTTTTTGTTCATTAAGTATTTTTGGATTATCTTTTCCAAAATGCATTTACTCTTATGGAAACTTATCTAAATTTGTAAGACGCAACCACTCACAAATATTGATTTTAGAATTTAATTCCaaatttgtttttggctttttcTGTTATTCTCACTCTTCTTTCAGGGTTTTCTTTACTTTGTTTGGGCTTTATGACATTTCACCAAGTAATATGACAAATCACCTATCCTTTATTTTAAGACCTTGACCTAATTATTTTCATAGTCAATGTTAGATAGAGAATATGAAttgtatattttaatatttttttttgaaaggcatgTGATTTCTTTTCGTAAAAACCTATACGTTTCTTTCGAGGCAAAGATAGTCAAGTTGCctgtatattttaatattgGTTGCAAGAAATCTTGGCATTACTGATATTTTCCTTTGAGACAATATATTAGTCgttggtaaaaatatgattatgGCCAACATGTTTTCactaaaaaatcaatataataTGTGTATAATATGATTAGCCAGCTAAGAGTGGAAGTGATGAGATAACACTAATTAATTACTATACCTATATGTAATGGAACCAGAGTCCCTAGCTAGaatcttttgtttttgctcATAGATATGCTAGTATTTAGGAAAAATAGATCTGTCCTCCTACCTTAGTGATTTTTTTTACGGAAAACGTTAACCGATATCTAGTGGGATTTTGCTCTAGTTAAGGTGatatttagagaaaaaaaaattcatatactcttttttcttttttttgaatgcTTTATTCATCATtcatgtcaatttttttttggaaaggtAAAATTATATTAGTGATAAACAACAATAAACTAAAAGGATTAAGGATAGCTTATTAGCTTATTAATTACATGAGGTAACtgtaagaagaaaaagaaaaaaccccAAAAGATACGAATACTAAAGTTGGGGATGTCTAGTCGTTAAGGGAGTAATCGCTCTTGCTTTAGATTTTAGGGGGAGTTTTACAaatctttattaagtaaatttTACCCACAATTTTGTCAGATTGTTAGCTTTACATTTGACCTATGTTTTGAAAAGACAAAGTCGAAGGAACAAAATTGCTTAAACAAGTGtttaaaataagatttaataagTAGAAAATCCCCTAAATACCTAGAAAGGATTTGGTTAAGTGTTTTGGCATGAAAGAGCtcttcaaaacaatttaattttcacAAATATGCTGTAGGGATCGACCCCCTGAGCTTCAAGGGTCGATCCTCAAAGACCAGGCAGTTAAATATCCTTCGTGGAAAGCAAGGGATCAACCCCTTTCTTTTAAAGGTCGATTCCTCTAAACCTGAGAGCAAAACTTTCCCTCGCTGCTAGCTAGGGATCGACCCCTCTCTTTTAAAAGGTTGATCCATCATTCGTAAAAAAGaatgaggaaattgtgaggaATGactttttttgataaaaacattttaaaaataactatcaaaataaatttaactgtttttagccatATGTATCCATGacttgacaaaaataccctttaaactatttcaaataaattaaaccattcatcACAGTTTCTTCTCATTTATGTTTcggatttctctctctcaccatcccactctctcaaattttatcgatttctctctTCGACATTCGTCTGCTACGCTTCTGATTTCTCTCTCCAGCATTTTcagatttctctttcttgcGCTTTCAAGACACCAAGCAATGGTTTTGACGTGCTTCGATGGGTGGCTATTTgggaaatttgatttttaggtattttggataaaactaaAACGGTAGAAATAATCACAGATAAATGAAATAGCTcttaattgaatcaattcgGGACCTAGacaccaataaactcaaaattttgaaatttataaacctaggttttcaaaggatttttttttatttttagtcaaaataggtattttagataaaaaaaatttgtattttgatttatgaaaacatattagaaacactttaatcggtgtcaaattgtcaaaaaaatacaaaaatgaaaagagttGAGAGCATTTTAAGTTTTGGTTCGTAagtaacaacaacattttaagcattaaagcgtaataaaatgttttttgaATATGTCGTGTAACagcaatattttttcaacatggcatgtaacaacaatattttttttttccaacatggcgtgtaataaccttttttaaccatggcgtgtaacatatttttgtatatagcTTTAACGACAGTATTTTTTTTcagcatggcgtgtaacaacctaaacatggcatgtaacaacagtatttttttcaacatagcgtgtaacagcctaaccatggcttgtcacatgtttttgtacatagcgtgtaacaacctaaccatggtgtataacatgtttttgtacatggcatgtaacatcaTAGCATGTAATTTCATTAAGGTTAATTTTGTCCAACGTGgcaaaaaatagttaaaattataaagataactattttttaaaacattttatctttaagggttattttttaaaatgtctcgattttttttattaaaaatttaaatttttttaatataccAAGAGTTAGGACATTAGAACCTGAAATATTGTATCTTTGAGAAAGACAGAATTTGAGTTAATAGATTTACATAATTCTAAATGTTATTTACGTTTAATGTTTCTCTAGCCTAACTTGTAATTGCACCGTGGAATCATTTGACGCTTGTTATTATCCAAGCTAGCTTAAGAAGTTCTTATTATGATCAATTAGGAAGTAAAAAATGGCTATCCAGTGAGGCAACTGCAACTGCTAATCAGAGTGGCAGGTGGAAGAATCAGATGTGAAGAATCGAATTGTTGCCCTGAGTTCTGCGCTTGGGAAATGACTTATCTCTGGAAAACTTGTTGAAGTTATTTACATATATTGAAACACCATTCATAAACTCTCTTATCCTTTTTTCAATCCAAGAGGGAGATATATTAGAATCCAAGCTCGTCAAAGTTTTGGTAACAGGAAACTGTAACAGAAAATAGAGGGGGGCGTTGAGGAGTTTAATCCTCCCCATCCATGTCTTTGAAAATTGACACCAAACATAAAATTAGTATCACTTACAATCACAATTCGACACATCCTTCAGAAAACATAAATATACCTATAATTAACTAGACCCATTTCTCCATTTTCCTATCAAAGATCCCTGGTCCATAAGTTGAGATAGAAATCTTAACAAGAAGTGGAAACTGCAACCACACAAAGAGACCGATTGGTATGCCAGCCAGCAAAACGATCGGAATAACAATCTCTAATTGGCCCTGTAGCATGATAATGACAGTTGAGGAAAAAGCTACCATCATTGTTGCAATAGAGATGAAGAGGGAGGAAAGTCCGATGATCAATTTGTTGGGCAAGGATTTTAGGAAATCATCTGCTGTATATCGTGATGTGAGGATGCCAACGAACATCAACACTGAAGTGGTCGAAGCAAAGAGAGAAATAGCATCCGATATTATGAATAGcttaaaaaatttctttgttaaGAGTAAGGGAACACCAGTGTTCTGATTAAGGCCTCCGGGAACAGTAAAGAGAGAAGCAAACATAATGGTGATGATAAGAGTGCCAACAACCGTAGAGGATTGCGCTATATCCTTCATCCATTTCTCCCCTTGTTTCAATAATTCTGCATGACTTCGATTAAATGCTTCATAAGGAGTTTCCCCTTCAGAATTTCTATGTTCTTTATACGCAGCTGGTATAATGCTTTCCACCTCCTGTgttcataattcataaaaccAATAAAACTTAGATGACTTATTTTCTTGTCCTTTTTCGATTGAGAAAGGATTTAGTATAATTTAACttcaatgaaatgaaaatagtCATACATTAAAGCCAAAAGATTTCTCAGggtcttttcctttctcatatttatttttcattgtaCATTACATACTCGAgtaaattttatgattaatcCGTATATAACTGCTTCACAAtatctcattttcttttctgattaaaaaactttttcattcatattcttttaaatttgtttcaaaTAATCCATTTATCAACTTCCCGATAGAATTTTTCACATGTATGTTCATCTAAGTGCCACATGCCAAATTTTGTCCATATTTTTCCATATTAATGGCATCTTAACGTAGTTTGAAACAAATTCAAANNNNNNNNNNNNNNNNNNNNNNNNNNNNNNNNNNNNNNNNNNNNNNNNNNNNNNNNNNNNNNNNNNNNNNNNNNNNNNNNNNNNNNNNNNNNNNNNNNNNNNNNNNNNNNNNNNNNNNNNNNNNNNNNNNNNNNNNNNNNNNNNNNNNNNNNNNNNNNNNNNNNNNNNNNNNNNNNNNNNNNNNNNNNNNNNNNNNNNNNNNNNNNNNNNNNNNNNNNNNNNNNNNNNNNNNNNNNNNNNNNNNNNNNNNNNNNNNNNNNNNNNNNNNNNNNNNNNNNNNNNNNNNNNNNNNNNNNNNNNNNNNNNNNNNNNNNNNNNNNNNNNNNNNNNNNNNNNNNNNNNNNNNNNNNNNNNNNNNNNNNNNNNNNNNNNNNNNNNNNNNNNNNNNNNNNNNNNNNNNNNNNNNNNNNNNNNNNNNNNNNNNNNNNNNNNNNNNNNNtttgttatattattattttttttattattttacttttttttgcaaaaaaaaaagtcaaaagtaaaaaacaaaaacatcaaCCAAAGGAAACTTTAGTTACAAAAGAATCATGCACTAGTTTTAATACAAAATGAAGCAAGAGGaattaaatttagttattGATCCAGAACAAATAATACTAAGATTTGTTTTTCCACGAGGAACTGACCCTTATAATTA
This window encodes:
- the LOC18603946 gene encoding uncharacterized protein LOC18603946; translated protein: MEANNVCSSAIVAQVLNGVSNYENWKACVQNYLWVRDLWDVVEQTSEPPQQEDEGEFKGWSKRNVAALHAIQISCDPIMLSSISNMTTAKDAWNTLAQMCQLPMPEEAPVAEFIDRTHMLELLKAIKECALESTKGVLTSHTHLANAVIGDSSFTAFHFAIFKGQLDMIDEFLSTMSEEHLKMQDRYGRTVLHHAAMSENTKIAQSLIRKNRELLTFQDSGGNIPLNSACWVGHKDMTHYLYNMTSREFLLSRGNECQAALFVCDCINNKWFDVALDLLRYCPHLAFVEGEDGISAITALSCQPSAFPSGSGFSFWQRWIYSCLKAKGPKLLSSVDNLLLLMSKTIAASDVAQFYLSLVHQAVLNAAQRGLMEFIVEVIKPNIDLLMFLDEERRNIFQIAVAHRQEKVFSLIYGLDTIKYLFLPYCDRSSNNMLHLAGQLSPQSQAKLQQISGAALQMQRELQWFKVSISLSEVERIVPPMLKKHKNEEGETPYEAFDRSHAKLLKEGEKWMKDIAQSSTIVGTLIITIMFATLFTVPGGLSQDTGVPFLLTKKLVKVFIISDAISLFASTTSVLMFVGILTSRYTAHDFLKSLPNKLIIGLSSLFISIATMMVAFSSTAIIMLKGQLEIVIPIILLASIPIGLFVWLQFPLLVKIFISTYGPGIFDRKMKKWL
- the LOC18507097 gene encoding uncharacterized protein LOC18507097 yields the protein MKNFTMQVAGQLLGLGSNLLKFFGIKQIYDLKLAHVYAHELLLLMSKTIATFEMEQCYQGLVIPAIINAAQRGMMEFIVEIIKHNLDLLIISDVDDRSIFHIAIAHRQEKVFSLIYGLDTIKYIFLSFTDVNNNNMLHLVGKLSPQSQLKLQQISGAALQMQRELQWFKEVESIIPAAYKEHRNSEGETPYEAFNRSHAELLKQGEKWMKDIAQSSTVVGTLIITIMFASLFTVPGGLNQNTGVPLLLTKKFFKLFIISDAISLFASTTSVLMFVGILTSRYTADDFLKSLPNKLIIGLSSLFISIATMMVAFSSTVIIMLQGQLEIVIPIVLLAGIPIGLFVWLQFPLLVKISISTYGPGIFDRKMEKWV